From a single Parambassis ranga chromosome 2, fParRan2.1, whole genome shotgun sequence genomic region:
- the tns1a gene encoding tensin isoform X11 has protein sequence MQQLFLVTTSCQTTTNYELPPTPQLPLKHVDTPGSTRSCKSVEIRRKQSRSQSVVQAMEESYEVDLVYITERIISVSFPGGADDRSYGTNLKEVAIMLRSKHGDHYLVLNLSDQRADLSKLNNRVFEFGWPDNHAPALDKICSMCKAIDTWLNADPHNVVVLHNKGNRGRTGVVVAAYMHYSNISASADQALDRFAMRRFYEDKSLPVTQPSQKRYVRYFNGLLSGHIKINNKPLFLHHVIMHGIPNFESKGGCRPFLKIYQAMQPVYTSGIYNVQGDSNTSICITIEPGLLLKGDILLKCYHKRYRNPTRDVVFRVQFHTCAIHDLGVVFGKHELDETFKDERFPEYGKVEFVFSYGPEKIKGLGHLENGPSVSVDYNTQDPLIRWDSYENFNPCCEDTSVSEHDVGHTQGPLDGSLYARVRKKDSLEGVVTINGLPVHENPLTNAENPLQHANHPLQTTEQTLPVTGHTSLPAVDHTLSVSSDSGNSTASIKTDRTDEHSQSLHSAVSHNNPTATAPPLSPQEKRELDQLLSGLEAPRQAYLSTSTSPGGGVRHLVPAQVHVNGGHTRLVGAPSTEERETDILDDELPHSQEGNSVDSLGTLSSLEGQATPGDLYYPPQTPASGQNDGPYLERAVLGEKLNEMPVHGVRTPTAMQERSVDSASPQGGYNNYQNGGGMYRSHSFGNQPSDSPETNPKLMPRAPERSTSSREAVQRGLNAWHQYSLPDDPFGPPLQSTHSLPHFPTSASQRDIEQSIEALNMLMLDLDPINSHMSKSHSAPPGENSLNSSQVPFSQTLTRPSYQADSAIHSYNNSGPVHQPLRSAGRVSTLPNQSPVMESPAYSPQRPNAGYQHQNTTPTHTPEPYLHTHHHYPTNSSPNHNQQAPNKPVTSYPGGGVSHSPDLQTSSPYPGYSASSSPLPALTPQPKDTSSSSLHREQDTEEETLNLEGLVAHRIAEYNARIRGISESMTPQQSDHHRSYSFSGVRSRGMTPEAMHETGRRRTTSEGQYQSSHEDTSAVHSTDFANNLSLNPGGKPREILFQGPMHSYREAFEDTEAADRFSNSPTFGGGGENSPPTSSFPVSPQTPYFNMSRSPPGLTKTPLSAFGLKPHQQGWSDSDSNDGEQDNRGFRDSRAQAPFSSSSPIHSADGRRIGSSDGAQHRPASPEGSQVNIMGVHTVPGSPNTLHRTVATNTPPSPALQRRLGQASPSLARHPSAAGVPSSPLVSRSAKSAVAGVPPSPIMGRRMAASGHSTPDELGAASRQGSTQPPSTPSFPVSPQLPEKRHMSSGDAERTDNKNLNPASGGSTPNLSSTHTLPEVPKSIYDGYPDIKMNVKFVQDTSKFWYKPDISREQAINLLKDREPGAFIIRDSHSFRGAYGLAMKVACPPPTVQQNKKVVGDLTNELVRHFLIETSPKGVRLKGCPNEPYFGCLSALVYQHSMTPLALPCKLMIPTKDPNEEALELATPTDPVVELLKQGAVQKVPEEAHACNVLYINSVDMESLTGPQAIAKAISQTLATNPLPAATTVHFKVSAQGITLTDSQRKIFFRRHYPINTMTYCDIDPQDRKWGKEGGGLVRLFGFVARKQGSTTDNVSHLFAELDLDQPASAIVSFVSKMMKR, from the exons atgcagcagtTATTTCTG GTCACCACATCATGTCAGACGACTACTAACTATGAGCTG cctcccACTCCTCAGCTGCCATTAAAGCATGTAGATACACCG GGATCCACAAGGTCCTGCAAGAGCGTGGAGATAAGGCGAAAGCAGTCACG GAGTCAGAGCGTGGTTCAGGCCATGGAGGAGAGCTATGAGGTGGATCTGGTCTACATCACGGAGAGGATCATCTCTGTCTCCTTCCCTGGTGGCGCCGATGACCGCAGCTACGGTACCAACCTCAAGGAGGTGGCGATCATGCTGCGGTCAAAACATGGCGACCACTACCTg GTGCTCAATTTGAGCGACCAGAGGGCCGACCTATCAAAGTTAAACAACAGG GTTTTTGAGTTTGGCTGGCCTGACAACCACGCACCAGCACTGGACAAGATCTGCAGCATGTGCAAAGCCATTGACACGTGGCTCAACGCAGACCCGCACAACGTGGTGGTACTTCACAACAAG gGCAACCGAGGTCGAACAGGGGTGGTGGTGGCTGCGTACATGCACTACAGCAACATATCCGCAAG TGCTGACCAGGCTCTGGACAGGTTCGCCATGAGACGCTTCTACGAGGACAAATCACTTCCTGTAACTCAACCATCACAGAAAAG GTATGTGCGATACTTCAATGGCCTTCTGTCCGGACACATAAAGATCAACAACAAGCCTCTGTTCCTGCATCACGTCATCATGCACGGCATACCAAACTTTGAATCTAAAGGAG GCTGCCGTCCTTTCCTTAAGATCTACCAGGCAATGCAACCAGTCTATACGTCAGGAATATA caaTGTACAAGGAGACAGCAACACCAGTATCTGTATCACCATCGAGCCTGGTCTGCTTTTGAAGGGTGACATCTTG TTAAAGTGTTACCACAAGAGGTACAGAAACCCGACCAGAGATGTGGTGTTCAGGGTGCAGTTCCACACCTGTGCCATCCACGACCTTGGGGTGGTTTTCGGCAAGCACGAACTGGATGAGACGTTCAAAG aTGAGAGGTTCCCAGAGTATGGCAAGGTGGAGTTTGTTTTCTCATACGGACCAGAAAAAATCAAAg gcCTGGGCCACTTGGAGAATGGGCCAAGCGTCTCTGTGGACTACAACACCCAGGACCCTCTGATCCGCTGGGACTCGTATGAAAACTTTAACCCCTGTTGTGAGGATACTTCAGTCAGTGAGCACG ATGTGGGTCATACCCAAGGTCCACTTGATGGAAGTCTATATGCCCGGGTCCGCAAGAAAGACTCCCTGGAGGGAGTTGTCACCATCAATGGCCTCCCAGTCCATGAAAACCCCTTAACCAATGCAGAGAACCCGTTGCAGCACGCCAACCATCCCCTGCAAACCACTGAGCAGACCCTTCCAGTCACAGGCCACACCTCACTCCCTGCTGTTGACCACACCCTCTCTGTGAGCAGCGATTCTGGCAACTCTACGGCATCCATCAAGACTGATCGTACCGATGAGCACAGCCAGTCTCTTCACAGTGCTGTAAGCCACAACAACCCTACTGCAACTGCCCCACCACTCAGCCCGCAAGAGAAAAGAGAGCTCGACCAGCTTCTGAGCGGCCTCGAGGCACCAAGACAGGCCTACCTGTCCACATCCACCAGTCCAGGTGGAGGAGTCCGACATCTGGTCCCAGCGCAGGTGCATGTCAATGGGGGGCACACAAGGCTAGTTGGTGCCCCTTCAACAGAGGAGCGTGAGACAGATATTCTTGACGACGAGCTTCCTCATAGCCAAGAGGGCAACAGTGTGGACAGCTTGGGCACACTCTCATCCTTAGAGGGTCAGGCGACACCAGGAGACCTGTACTACCCACCACAGACACCTGCCAGTGGCCAGAACGACGGGCCATACCTTGAGAGAGCAGTTCTAGGAGAAAAACTGAACGAGATGCCTGTGCATGGAGTACGAACTCCTACAGCAATGCAGGAGAGATCTGTGGACTCCGCATCGCCACAGGGGGGATACAACAATTACCAAAATGGAGGAGGGATGTACCGTTCACATTCATTTGGGAACCAACCCTCAGACAGCCCAGAGACCAACCCTAAATTGATGCCAAGGGCCCCTGAGAGGAGCACCAGCAGTCGGGAGGCTGTTCAAAGAGGTCTCAATGCCTGGCACCAGTATAGCTTACCAGATGATCCCTTTGGCCCACCTCTTCAGTCAACCCATAGCCTGCCCCACTTTCCCACCTCAGCCTCACAGCGTGACATCGAGCAGTCCATTGAGGCACTAAACATGCTAATGCTCGACCTGGATCCAATCAACTCGCACATGTCTAAGTCCCACAGTGCACCCCCTGGGGAGAACAGCCTTAATTCATCCCAGGTTCCCTTCTCCCAGACCCTGACCAGGCCTTCGTATCAAGCTGACTCTGCCATCCACAGCTACAACAACTCTGGGCCAGTCCATCAGCCCCTTCGATCGGCTGGGAGGGTGTCAACACTGCCCAACCAGAGCCCAGTCATGGAGTCTCCAGCATATTCTCCCCAGAGGCCCAACGCTGGATACCAGCACCAAAACACCACCCCGACACACACCCCTGAGCCCtacctccacacacaccaccactaCCCCACCAACTCTTCCCCTAATCACAACCAGCAGGCACCAAATAAACCTGTGACCTCGTACCCAGGTGGTGGGGTTTCGCACTCCCCAGACCTGCAGACCTCATCTCCATACCCAGGCTACAGTGCCTCTTCTTCCCCACTTCCTGCTCTTACTCCTCAGCCTAAGGATACATCCTCTTCATCATTGCATAGAGAACAAGATACAGAGGAGGAGACGCTAAACTTGGAAGGCCTGGTGGCTCACCGCATCGCCG AGTACAACGCTCGTATTCGGGGCATCAGTGAAAGCATGACACCGCAACAATCTGACCACCACCGCTCCTATTCCTTCTCTG GAGTTCGCTCTAGAGGGATGACCCCAGAAGCGATGCACGAGACAGGCAGGCGTCGGACGACGAGCGAGGGCCAGTACCAGAGCAGCCACGAGGACACGTCAGCAGTGCACTCAACAGACTTTGCCAACAATTTGTCCCTCAACCCGGGAGGAAAACCCAGAGAG attctTTTCCAGGGTCCCATGCACAGCTACCGGGAGGCATTTGAGGACACCGAGGCGGCCGACAGGTTTTCCAACAGTCCCACTTTTGGAGGCGGTGGTGAGAATTCCCCTCCAACCTCCAGCTTTCCCGTGTCACCACAGACTCCTTACTTCAACATGT ctcGCTCCCCTCCGGGTTTGACCAAGACTCCTCTGTCAGCGTTTGGACTGAAGCCTCATCAGCAGGGTTGGTCAG ACTCTGATTCTAATGATGGAGAGCAAG ATAATCGTGGTTTCAGGGACTCCAGGGCACAAGCTCCTTTCTCCTCCAGCAGTCCCATTCACAGCGCTGATGG GAGGAGGATTGGTTCCTCAGATGGTGCTCAGCACAGACCCGCCTCCCCTGAGGGCTCCCAGGTCAACATCATGGGCGTCCACACTGTCCCCGGTAGCCCCAACACCCTCCACCGCACAGTAGCCACCAACACCCCGCCAAGCCCAGCCCTCCAGCGACGCCTGGGACAAGCCAGCCCATCACTGGCCAGACACCCGTCGGCAGCCGGCGTCCCCTCCAGTCCTCTGGTCAGCCGCAGCGCCAAATCAGCAGTGGCAGGCGTGCCTCCTAGTCCTATAATGGGGCGCCGCATGGCGGCAAGCGGCCACAGCACACCCGATGAGCTGGGCGCAGCCTCACGCCAGGGCAGCACCCAGCCACCTTCTACCCCCTCCTTCCCTGTTTCTCCACAGCTCCCCGAAAAGAGACACATGTCCAGCGGTgatgcagagaggacagacaacaAGAACCTTAATCCAGCTAGCGGTGGCAGCACACCAAACCTGTCCTCCACGCACACACTCCCGGAAGTCCCCAAGTCCATTTATG ATGGGTATCCTGACATTAAGATGAACGTCAAATTTGTCCAGGACACATCCAAGTTCTGGTACAAACCAGACATCTCCAGAGAGCAAG CCATTAATCTTTTGAAGGACAGGGAGCCCGGGGCCTTCATTATAAGGGACAGCCATTCTTTCCGTGGGGCTTATGGCCTGGCAATGAAGGTGGCCTGCCCCCCTCCGACCGTCCAGCAGAACAAAAAAG TGGTTGGCGACCTGACTAATGAGCTGGTGAGGCACTTCCTGATCGAGACAAGCCCCAAAGGCGTCCGTCTGAAGGGTTGTCCAAATGAACCCTATTTTG GATGTCTTTCCGCCCTGGTGTACCAACACTCTATGACCCCACTGGCTCTGCCCTGCAAGCTGATGATCCCCACCAAAG ACCCCAATGAAGAGGCCCTAGAACTCGCCACACCTACTGATCCAGTTGTTGAACTTCTGAAGCAAGGAGCAG TTCAGAAAGTTCCAGAGGAAGCACATG CGTGCAACGTCCTCTACATCAACTCCGTAGACATGGAGTCCCTCACGGGGCCTCAGGCCATCGCCAAGGCTATCAGCCAGACTCTGGCCACCAACCCCCTACCTGCAGCCACCACCGTCCACTTCAAAGTGTCCGCACAGGGCATCACCCTCACCGACAGTCAGAGGAA AATTTTCTTCAGGCGACATTACCCCATCAACACGATGACCTACTGTGACATCGATCCCCAGGACAGAAA ATGGGGCAAAGAAGGAGGCGGCTTAGTTAG gCTTTTTGGATTTGTTGCAAGAAAACAAGGAAGCACAACAGACAATGTCAGCCACCTGTTCGCTGAGCTGGACCTGGATCAGCCGGCTTCTGCCATCGTCAGCTTCGTGTCCAAAATGATGAAGCGGTGA
- the tns1a gene encoding tensin isoform X12, translating to MEESYEVDLVYITERIISVSFPGGADDRSYGTNLKEVAIMLRSKHGDHYLVLNLSDQRADLSKLNNRVFEFGWPDNHAPALDKICSMCKAIDTWLNADPHNVVVLHNKGNRGRTGVVVAAYMHYSNISASADQALDRFAMRRFYEDKSLPVTQPSQKRYVRYFNGLLSGHIKINNKPLFLHHVIMHGIPNFESKGGCRPFLKIYQAMQPVYTSGIYNVQGDSNTSICITIEPGLLLKGDILLKCYHKRYRNPTRDVVFRVQFHTCAIHDLGVVFGKHELDETFKDERFPEYGKVEFVFSYGPEKIKGLGHLENGPSVSVDYNTQDPLIRWDSYENFNPCCEDTSVSEHDVGHTQGPLDGSLYARVRKKDSLEGVVTINGLPVHENPLTNAENPLQHANHPLQTTEQTLPVTGHTSLPAVDHTLSVSSDSGNSTASIKTDRTDEHSQSLHSAVSHNNPTATAPPLSPQEKRELDQLLSGLEAPRQAYLSTSTSPGGGVRHLVPAQVHVNGGHTRLVGAPSTEERETDILDDELPHSQEGNSVDSLGTLSSLEGQATPGDLYYPPQTPASGQNDGPYLERAVLGEKLNEMPVHGVRTPTAMQERSVDSASPQGGYNNYQNGGGMYRSHSFGNQPSDSPETNPKLMPRAPERSTSSREAVQRGLNAWHQYSLPDDPFGPPLQSTHSLPHFPTSASQRDIEQSIEALNMLMLDLDPINSHMSKSHSAPPGENSLNSSQVPFSQTLTRPSYQADSAIHSYNNSGPVHQPLRSAGRVSTLPNQSPVMESPAYSPQRPNAGYQHQNTTPTHTPEPYLHTHHHYPTNSSPNHNQQAPNKPVTSYPGGGVSHSPDLQTSSPYPGYSASSSPLPALTPQPKDTSSSSLHREQDTEEETLNLEGLVAHRIAEYNARIRGISESMTPQQSDHHRSYSFSGVRSRGMTPEAMHETGRRRTTSEGQYQSSHEDTSAVHSTDFANNLSLNPGGKPREILFQGPMHSYREAFEDTEAADRFSNSPTFGGGGENSPPTSSFPVSPQTPYFNMSRSPPGLTKTPLSAFGLKPHQQGWSDSDSNDGEQDNRGFRDSRAQAPFSSSSPIHSADGRRIGSSDGAQHRPASPEGSQVNIMGVHTVPGSPNTLHRTVATNTPPSPALQRRLGQASPSLARHPSAAGVPSSPLVSRSAKSAVAGVPPSPIMGRRMAASGHSTPDELGAASRQGSTQPPSTPSFPVSPQLPEKRHMSSGDAERTDNKNLNPASGGSTPNLSSTHTLPEVPKSIYDGYPDIKMNVKFVQDTSKFWYKPDISREQAINLLKDREPGAFIIRDSHSFRGAYGLAMKVACPPPTVQQNKKVVGDLTNELVRHFLIETSPKGVRLKGCPNEPYFGCLSALVYQHSMTPLALPCKLMIPTKDPNEEALELATPTDPVVELLKQGAVQKVPEEAHACNVLYINSVDMESLTGPQAIAKAISQTLATNPLPAATTVHFKVSAQGITLTDSQRKIFFRRHYPINTMTYCDIDPQDRKWGKEGGGLVRLFGFVARKQGSTTDNVSHLFAELDLDQPASAIVSFVSKMMKR from the exons ATGGAGGAGAGCTATGAGGTGGATCTGGTCTACATCACGGAGAGGATCATCTCTGTCTCCTTCCCTGGTGGCGCCGATGACCGCAGCTACGGTACCAACCTCAAGGAGGTGGCGATCATGCTGCGGTCAAAACATGGCGACCACTACCTg GTGCTCAATTTGAGCGACCAGAGGGCCGACCTATCAAAGTTAAACAACAGG GTTTTTGAGTTTGGCTGGCCTGACAACCACGCACCAGCACTGGACAAGATCTGCAGCATGTGCAAAGCCATTGACACGTGGCTCAACGCAGACCCGCACAACGTGGTGGTACTTCACAACAAG gGCAACCGAGGTCGAACAGGGGTGGTGGTGGCTGCGTACATGCACTACAGCAACATATCCGCAAG TGCTGACCAGGCTCTGGACAGGTTCGCCATGAGACGCTTCTACGAGGACAAATCACTTCCTGTAACTCAACCATCACAGAAAAG GTATGTGCGATACTTCAATGGCCTTCTGTCCGGACACATAAAGATCAACAACAAGCCTCTGTTCCTGCATCACGTCATCATGCACGGCATACCAAACTTTGAATCTAAAGGAG GCTGCCGTCCTTTCCTTAAGATCTACCAGGCAATGCAACCAGTCTATACGTCAGGAATATA caaTGTACAAGGAGACAGCAACACCAGTATCTGTATCACCATCGAGCCTGGTCTGCTTTTGAAGGGTGACATCTTG TTAAAGTGTTACCACAAGAGGTACAGAAACCCGACCAGAGATGTGGTGTTCAGGGTGCAGTTCCACACCTGTGCCATCCACGACCTTGGGGTGGTTTTCGGCAAGCACGAACTGGATGAGACGTTCAAAG aTGAGAGGTTCCCAGAGTATGGCAAGGTGGAGTTTGTTTTCTCATACGGACCAGAAAAAATCAAAg gcCTGGGCCACTTGGAGAATGGGCCAAGCGTCTCTGTGGACTACAACACCCAGGACCCTCTGATCCGCTGGGACTCGTATGAAAACTTTAACCCCTGTTGTGAGGATACTTCAGTCAGTGAGCACG ATGTGGGTCATACCCAAGGTCCACTTGATGGAAGTCTATATGCCCGGGTCCGCAAGAAAGACTCCCTGGAGGGAGTTGTCACCATCAATGGCCTCCCAGTCCATGAAAACCCCTTAACCAATGCAGAGAACCCGTTGCAGCACGCCAACCATCCCCTGCAAACCACTGAGCAGACCCTTCCAGTCACAGGCCACACCTCACTCCCTGCTGTTGACCACACCCTCTCTGTGAGCAGCGATTCTGGCAACTCTACGGCATCCATCAAGACTGATCGTACCGATGAGCACAGCCAGTCTCTTCACAGTGCTGTAAGCCACAACAACCCTACTGCAACTGCCCCACCACTCAGCCCGCAAGAGAAAAGAGAGCTCGACCAGCTTCTGAGCGGCCTCGAGGCACCAAGACAGGCCTACCTGTCCACATCCACCAGTCCAGGTGGAGGAGTCCGACATCTGGTCCCAGCGCAGGTGCATGTCAATGGGGGGCACACAAGGCTAGTTGGTGCCCCTTCAACAGAGGAGCGTGAGACAGATATTCTTGACGACGAGCTTCCTCATAGCCAAGAGGGCAACAGTGTGGACAGCTTGGGCACACTCTCATCCTTAGAGGGTCAGGCGACACCAGGAGACCTGTACTACCCACCACAGACACCTGCCAGTGGCCAGAACGACGGGCCATACCTTGAGAGAGCAGTTCTAGGAGAAAAACTGAACGAGATGCCTGTGCATGGAGTACGAACTCCTACAGCAATGCAGGAGAGATCTGTGGACTCCGCATCGCCACAGGGGGGATACAACAATTACCAAAATGGAGGAGGGATGTACCGTTCACATTCATTTGGGAACCAACCCTCAGACAGCCCAGAGACCAACCCTAAATTGATGCCAAGGGCCCCTGAGAGGAGCACCAGCAGTCGGGAGGCTGTTCAAAGAGGTCTCAATGCCTGGCACCAGTATAGCTTACCAGATGATCCCTTTGGCCCACCTCTTCAGTCAACCCATAGCCTGCCCCACTTTCCCACCTCAGCCTCACAGCGTGACATCGAGCAGTCCATTGAGGCACTAAACATGCTAATGCTCGACCTGGATCCAATCAACTCGCACATGTCTAAGTCCCACAGTGCACCCCCTGGGGAGAACAGCCTTAATTCATCCCAGGTTCCCTTCTCCCAGACCCTGACCAGGCCTTCGTATCAAGCTGACTCTGCCATCCACAGCTACAACAACTCTGGGCCAGTCCATCAGCCCCTTCGATCGGCTGGGAGGGTGTCAACACTGCCCAACCAGAGCCCAGTCATGGAGTCTCCAGCATATTCTCCCCAGAGGCCCAACGCTGGATACCAGCACCAAAACACCACCCCGACACACACCCCTGAGCCCtacctccacacacaccaccactaCCCCACCAACTCTTCCCCTAATCACAACCAGCAGGCACCAAATAAACCTGTGACCTCGTACCCAGGTGGTGGGGTTTCGCACTCCCCAGACCTGCAGACCTCATCTCCATACCCAGGCTACAGTGCCTCTTCTTCCCCACTTCCTGCTCTTACTCCTCAGCCTAAGGATACATCCTCTTCATCATTGCATAGAGAACAAGATACAGAGGAGGAGACGCTAAACTTGGAAGGCCTGGTGGCTCACCGCATCGCCG AGTACAACGCTCGTATTCGGGGCATCAGTGAAAGCATGACACCGCAACAATCTGACCACCACCGCTCCTATTCCTTCTCTG GAGTTCGCTCTAGAGGGATGACCCCAGAAGCGATGCACGAGACAGGCAGGCGTCGGACGACGAGCGAGGGCCAGTACCAGAGCAGCCACGAGGACACGTCAGCAGTGCACTCAACAGACTTTGCCAACAATTTGTCCCTCAACCCGGGAGGAAAACCCAGAGAG attctTTTCCAGGGTCCCATGCACAGCTACCGGGAGGCATTTGAGGACACCGAGGCGGCCGACAGGTTTTCCAACAGTCCCACTTTTGGAGGCGGTGGTGAGAATTCCCCTCCAACCTCCAGCTTTCCCGTGTCACCACAGACTCCTTACTTCAACATGT ctcGCTCCCCTCCGGGTTTGACCAAGACTCCTCTGTCAGCGTTTGGACTGAAGCCTCATCAGCAGGGTTGGTCAG ACTCTGATTCTAATGATGGAGAGCAAG ATAATCGTGGTTTCAGGGACTCCAGGGCACAAGCTCCTTTCTCCTCCAGCAGTCCCATTCACAGCGCTGATGG GAGGAGGATTGGTTCCTCAGATGGTGCTCAGCACAGACCCGCCTCCCCTGAGGGCTCCCAGGTCAACATCATGGGCGTCCACACTGTCCCCGGTAGCCCCAACACCCTCCACCGCACAGTAGCCACCAACACCCCGCCAAGCCCAGCCCTCCAGCGACGCCTGGGACAAGCCAGCCCATCACTGGCCAGACACCCGTCGGCAGCCGGCGTCCCCTCCAGTCCTCTGGTCAGCCGCAGCGCCAAATCAGCAGTGGCAGGCGTGCCTCCTAGTCCTATAATGGGGCGCCGCATGGCGGCAAGCGGCCACAGCACACCCGATGAGCTGGGCGCAGCCTCACGCCAGGGCAGCACCCAGCCACCTTCTACCCCCTCCTTCCCTGTTTCTCCACAGCTCCCCGAAAAGAGACACATGTCCAGCGGTgatgcagagaggacagacaacaAGAACCTTAATCCAGCTAGCGGTGGCAGCACACCAAACCTGTCCTCCACGCACACACTCCCGGAAGTCCCCAAGTCCATTTATG ATGGGTATCCTGACATTAAGATGAACGTCAAATTTGTCCAGGACACATCCAAGTTCTGGTACAAACCAGACATCTCCAGAGAGCAAG CCATTAATCTTTTGAAGGACAGGGAGCCCGGGGCCTTCATTATAAGGGACAGCCATTCTTTCCGTGGGGCTTATGGCCTGGCAATGAAGGTGGCCTGCCCCCCTCCGACCGTCCAGCAGAACAAAAAAG TGGTTGGCGACCTGACTAATGAGCTGGTGAGGCACTTCCTGATCGAGACAAGCCCCAAAGGCGTCCGTCTGAAGGGTTGTCCAAATGAACCCTATTTTG GATGTCTTTCCGCCCTGGTGTACCAACACTCTATGACCCCACTGGCTCTGCCCTGCAAGCTGATGATCCCCACCAAAG ACCCCAATGAAGAGGCCCTAGAACTCGCCACACCTACTGATCCAGTTGTTGAACTTCTGAAGCAAGGAGCAG TTCAGAAAGTTCCAGAGGAAGCACATG CGTGCAACGTCCTCTACATCAACTCCGTAGACATGGAGTCCCTCACGGGGCCTCAGGCCATCGCCAAGGCTATCAGCCAGACTCTGGCCACCAACCCCCTACCTGCAGCCACCACCGTCCACTTCAAAGTGTCCGCACAGGGCATCACCCTCACCGACAGTCAGAGGAA AATTTTCTTCAGGCGACATTACCCCATCAACACGATGACCTACTGTGACATCGATCCCCAGGACAGAAA ATGGGGCAAAGAAGGAGGCGGCTTAGTTAG gCTTTTTGGATTTGTTGCAAGAAAACAAGGAAGCACAACAGACAATGTCAGCCACCTGTTCGCTGAGCTGGACCTGGATCAGCCGGCTTCTGCCATCGTCAGCTTCGTGTCCAAAATGATGAAGCGGTGA